Proteins encoded together in one Camelina sativa cultivar DH55 chromosome 9, Cs, whole genome shotgun sequence window:
- the LOC104712313 gene encoding pre-rRNA-processing protein ESF2 codes for MQSEESHELTNGISQEEESKETMKSSQKADRKKKKLKEKLLKEASKADNRGVCYLSRIPPHMDHVRLRQILAQFGELGRIYLAPENPDAQVHRKRAGGFRGQMFSEGWVEFTKKSVAKRVADMLNGEQIGGKKKSSIYYDIWNIKYLTKFKWDDLTEEIAYKSAIREQKLNMVLSAAKREKDFYLSKIEKSRAMTEIDARMEKKRKIREESGNNAEAAPVFPQRVIRQFRQKNSIKNETSQSKPGLSTDVLASVFGGS; via the exons ATGCAGAGTGAGGAATCTCACGAGCTTACGAATGGGATTTCCCAGGAGGAGGAGTCGAAGGAAACAATGAAGAGTAGTCAAAAGGCTgatcgaaagaagaagaagttgaaagagaaattgcTTAAGGAAGCTTCTAAAGCTGACAATAGAGGGGTTTGCTACTTGAGTCGTATCCCACCACACATGGATCACGTTAGACTTCGCCAGATTCTCGCTCAATTTGGAGAACTTGGAAGGATTTATCTTGCACCtgaaa ATCCTGATGCACAAGTGCACCGCAAGCGTGCTGGTGGATTTCGTGGGCAAATGTTTTCTGAAGG GTGGGTGGAGTTTACTAAGAAAAGTGTAGCTAAACGGGTTGCAGATATGCTTAATGGAGAACAAATTG GGGGGAAAAAGAAGTCATCAATATACTATGATATTTGGAACATCAAGTACTTGACTAAATTTAAATGGGATGATCTTACTGAAGAAATCG CATACAAAAGTGCTATACGGGAACAGAAACTAAACATGGTTCTTTCTGCtgcaaagagagagaaggactTTTATCTATCCAAAATAGAGAAGTCGCGTGCCATGACCGAGATAGATGCACGAATGGAAAAG AAACGAAAGATTCGGGAAGAATCGGGTAACAATGCTGAAGCAGCACCAGTCTTTCCACAGAGGGTGATTCGCCAGTTTAGACAGAAGAATTCAATTAAAAATGAGACATCTCAGAGCAAGCCTGGGCTCTCCACGGATGTCCTAGCATCG GTGTTCGGCGGTTCTTAA
- the LOC104712311 gene encoding uncharacterized protein LOC104712311 — MAEGKPSKTLTSRGSFKNKNPFSRVKDEEDNQNKTGLSMRKSWSTDSLGLLSNSNRLGKTICICAPTKHEGSFRCRLHRSSATSHGAAAMQLHLPKPLLSSRRLDDQ, encoded by the coding sequence ATGGCAGAGGGGAAACCAAGTAAGACCCTGACCAGCAGAGGTTCATTCAAGAACAAGAATCCGTTTAGCCGTGTGAAGGACGAAGAggacaaccaaaacaagacaGGATTGTCGATGAGGAAGTCGTGGTCGACGGATTCGCTTGGTCTGCTCAGCAACAGCAACCGGTTGGGGAAGACGATCTGTATCTGTGCCCCTACAAAGCATGAAGGCTCATTCCGTTGCAGGCTTCACCGTTCATCAGCCACAAGCCATGGTGCAGCTGCAATGCAACTTCATCTCCCAAAGCCCTTGCTTTCTTCTCGTCGTCTTGATGACCAATAA
- the LOC104715717 gene encoding NAC transcription factor 29-like → MSSSPSTRPCFPPGVNYRPKDLEVISLLGRKQYYLGGNRELLATLSIHLVNIYESNPEELSEKFKKANDTDRFFISKRNKMGKDGKRQKRDAKGGYWKATVASKKIDAGQGLVGYKTALDYYVGKRPNGKKTSWLMHEYWIDQCPSADDEVKDYSMCKIYRSPQAINKQKKEEEEENKRQKKVVQQQPPTVEYHQPHVLLDSYQPQPHHDIAYQQQHLFQPAPLDSYQPQPHHDLAYQQQQQQFWSGPLDSYRTHQRQFWAARPDSHQHYDSAYQQFIKMLEGDNGGVQQQQPSFAPPPPPPQGQDSRTGMVMSQEDGFFNPINELLNYDEEEHGVVTEKQQQEQSAQILPPPPPSQVSHDDDDAARERKCWRY, encoded by the exons atgtcttcttctccttcgacgAGACCTTGCTTTCCACCAGGTGTCAACTATAGACCAAAAGACTTGGAGGTCATCTCGTTACTTGGACGGAAACAATACTACTTGGGCGGAAACAGAGAGTTATTGGCCACCCTCTCTATACATCTCGTGAACATCTACGAGTCCAATCCTGAAGAACTTTCAG AAAAATTCAAGAAGGCTAATGATACAGATAGGTTCTTTATATCGAAGAGGAACAAGATGGGTAAAGATGGCAAAAGGCAGAAACGTGACGCCAAAGGCGGATACTGGAAGGCAACTGTTGCTTCCAAGAAGATTGACGCTGGGCAAGGCCTCGTTGGTTACAAAACCGCACTAGATTACTACGTTGGGAAACGACCTAATGGCAAAAAAACTAGTTGGTTGATGCATGAATACTGGATTGATCAGTGTCCTTCTGCTGATGATGAAGTAAAG GACTATTCTATGTGCAAGATCTATCGGAGCCCACAAGCAATAaataagcagaagaaagaagaggaagaagagaataagAGGCAGAAGAAGGTTGTGCAGCAGCAGCCTCCTACTGTCGAGTATCATCAACCGCATGTCCTTTTGGATTCTTATCAACCGCAGCCTCATCATGATATTGcgtatcaacaacaacatctgtTTCAGCCAGCCCCGCTGGATTCTTATCAACCGCAGCCTCATCATGATTTGGCGTatcaacaacagcagcagcagttTTGGTCAGGCCCGCTAGATTCTTACCGGACGCATCAAAGGCAGTTTTGGGCAGCCCGGCCAGATTCACACCAACATTATGATTCTGCGTATCAGCAATTTATAAAAATGCTAGAGGGAGATAATGGTGGCGTTCAACAACAGCAGCCGAGttttgctcctcctcctcctcctccgcaagGTCAAGATTCAAGAACCGGGATGGTGATGAGTCAAGAAGACGGGTTCTTTAACCCCATCAATGAATTATTAAACTATGATGAGGAAGAACATGGTGTCGTAACTGAGAAGCAACAGCAAGAGCAAAGTGCACAGattctccctcctcctcctccttctcaag tTTCTCATGACGACGACGACGCCGctagagaaagaaaatgttgGCGCTACTaa
- the LOC104715716 gene encoding uncharacterized protein LOC104715716, giving the protein MAMTRLISNDNSTEEDLFDMSDEDRFFDVDALFSNEEEEEDGVDTQQQQQEQRTPILPHQQPDYCLLPAEHQKPQTQPFPYNFPELISFEQEPVIPEDFEDFFADFIKPHSLNGDEDSSSYGLFEGFDTQGMIKDCTN; this is encoded by the coding sequence ATGGCCATGACTCGCTTGATCAGCAACGACAACAGCACCGAAGAAGACTTGTTTGATATGTCTGACGAGGACAGGTTCTTTGACGTTGATGCATTATTcagtaatgaagaagaagaagaagatggtgtcgatactcagcagcaacaacaagagcaACGTACACCGATTCTTCCTCATCAACAGCCAGACTACTGTTTACTTCCAGCAGAGCATCAGAAGCCGCAGACGCAGCCTTTTCCTTATAACTTCCCTGAGTTGATCAGCTTTGAGCAGGAACCAGTGATCCCAGAGGATTTTGAAGATTTCTTCGCTGATTTCATTAAGCCACATTCACTGAACGGAGATGAGGATTCCAGCAGTTATGGTTTATTTGAAGGCTTTGACACACAAGGAATGATAAAAGATTGCACTAACTGA
- the LOC104715718 gene encoding NAC domain-containing protein 79, whose amino-acid sequence MDPIFRDLPPGFHFSPSNCEIAIYFLKNKALGLPMEARSIPEEECHDLFSKHPRDLPGYPGETHWYYFCRKRDSQVNPHNLWTPIEQESDVLDPKNNDALVGFSRRFGLVEMEEGSDDSCLSYDEEEAPKYDWFIDEISLPRTVADTDLVLCHVFGEEIEPQVIHDLPITEDGESVDNPAVFFGLLYN is encoded by the exons ATGGATCCAATATTCAGAGATTTGCCTCCAGGGTTCCACTTTAGTCCTTCCAACTGTGAGATTGCAATCTATTTTTTGAAGAACAAAGCTTTAGGACTTCCCATGGAAGCTCGTTCGATACCTGAAGAAGAGTGTCATGATCTCTTCTCAAAGCATCCTCGTGATCTCCCTG GCTATCCGGGAGAAACGCATTGGTACTATTTTTGCAGGAAACGTGACAGCCAAGTTAACCCTCACAATCTCTGGACACCAATCGAACAAGAATCTGATGTGTTAGATCCCAAGAATAACGATGCTCTAGTTGGTTTCAGCCGTCGGTTTGGTCTCGTTGAGATGGAAGAAGGATCTGATGATTCTTGTTTATcttatgatgaagaagaagctccaaaaTATGATTGGTTCATAGATGAGATTAGCCTCCCACGAACTGTCGCGGATACTGATTTGGTTTTATGCCATGTCTTTGGCGAGGAGATTGAACCCCAAGTTATTCATGATTTGCCGATAACCGAAGATGGAGAGAGTGTTGATAACCCTGCAGTGTTCTTCGGTCTTCTTTATAATTAG
- the LOC104712310 gene encoding adenylylsulfatase HINT1: MSHRVSILSSHISPVSAVMASEKKAALAAATPSDDSLTIFDKIISKEIPSTVVFEDDKVLAFRDITPQGPVHILLIPKVRDGLTGLSKAEERHIDILGRLLYTAKLVAKQEGLAEGFRIVINDGPQGCQSVYHIHVHLIGGRQMNWPPG; the protein is encoded by the exons ATGAGCCACCGTGTTTCGATTCTATCATCTCATATCTCACCTGTCTCCGCCGTCATGGCTTCCGAGAAAAAAGCTGCTCTCGCTGCCGCCACTCCTTCCGACGATTCTCTCACCAT ATTTGACAAGATTATCAGCAAAGAAATCCCATCCACCGTGGTTTTTGAGGATGACAAG GTTCTAGCTTTTAGGGACATAACGCCTCAGGGTCCTGTTCACATCCTCCTTATTCCTAAAGTGAGGGATGGCCTAACTGGCCTCTCTAAG GCTGAGGAAAGGCACATCGACATCTTGGGCCGCCTTCTCTACACTGCCAAGCTTGTAGCAAAACAAGAAGGCCTAGCAGAGGGTTTCAGAATTGTTATCAATGATGGTCCTCAAGGCT GTCAATCGGTGTATCACATTCATGTTCATCTCATTGGAGGACGCCAAATGAATTGGCCTCCTGGCTAA